Proteins found in one Pirellulales bacterium genomic segment:
- a CDS encoding sigma-70 family RNA polymerase sigma factor, producing the protein MTDDSTSEVTPPFERRKRRLLAEVRSGSREALAELLEAYRPFLRLWARRAPNDPLRRKLDTSDLVQNTLRAVLMRADEFRELDDDEFSNRLRELLQAEVSASHKHYYRPKKRNIRRELSLGEQHSWQRLAQLVVSPNDDALKTLDDEEMRRRVEGVLECLDPDEQVAIRQRYWDHLEWPQVAALSGCTSDAARMRFKRAMARFAKEFRRKFPDA; encoded by the coding sequence ATGACGGACGATTCGACGAGCGAGGTCACTCCCCCCTTCGAACGCCGCAAACGCCGTTTGTTGGCAGAGGTTCGTAGCGGGTCTCGCGAGGCGCTCGCCGAGTTGCTCGAGGCCTATCGTCCCTTCTTGCGCCTGTGGGCACGCCGCGCTCCGAACGATCCCCTCCGCCGCAAGCTCGATACCTCCGACCTCGTGCAAAACACGCTGCGCGCCGTCTTGATGCGGGCCGACGAGTTTCGCGAACTCGACGATGATGAATTCTCAAATCGCCTCCGAGAGTTACTCCAGGCGGAAGTCTCGGCCAGCCACAAGCACTATTACCGGCCCAAAAAACGCAATATCCGCCGCGAACTCTCCCTTGGTGAACAGCACTCCTGGCAGCGATTAGCACAACTGGTCGTATCGCCAAATGACGACGCGCTGAAAACTCTGGATGACGAGGAAATGCGCCGTCGCGTCGAGGGGGTGCTCGAGTGCCTCGATCCCGACGAGCAGGTTGCCATCCGTCAACGCTATTGGGACCACCTCGAATGGCCTCAGGTGGCCGCGCTCTCCGGCTGTACTTCCGACGCGGCTCGCATGCGTTTCAAACGCGCCATGGCACGCTTCGCCAAGGAATTCCGTCGCAAGTTTCCCGATGCGTAG